One region of Carbonactinospora thermoautotrophica genomic DNA includes:
- a CDS encoding LacI family DNA-binding transcriptional regulator, with translation MRARLADIAAQAGVSEATVSRVLNGKPGVSPATRQAVLTALDVLGYERPSRLRRRSAGLVGLILPELDNPIFPAFAQAIETTLAQHGYTAVLCTSRPGSVGEDEYTELLLERGVSGIVFVSGLHSDSSADPARYQRLVERGLPIVLINGYVEGVDAPFISTDEEAAMELAVAHLAALGHTRIGLAVGPERYVPTKRKISGFRRAMAAQTGAEDVPIECSLFSVEGGAAAAGRLLDQGVTAIVCGSDLMALGAIRAARQRDLDVPRDVSVVGFDDSPLVAFTDPPLTTVRQAVTAMGQAAVQALLDEIGGARASRSEFLFCPELVVRGSTGAVGDRPDADRVTLPHQLAVD, from the coding sequence ATGCGAGCACGGCTGGCAGACATCGCGGCGCAGGCTGGAGTCAGTGAGGCGACCGTCAGTCGCGTTCTCAACGGCAAGCCAGGTGTCTCACCGGCGACCCGGCAGGCCGTGCTCACCGCGCTCGACGTCCTCGGGTACGAGCGGCCCAGCCGCCTGCGCCGCCGCAGCGCCGGGCTGGTGGGCCTGATCCTGCCCGAGCTGGACAACCCGATCTTCCCTGCCTTCGCCCAGGCCATCGAGACCACGCTCGCCCAGCACGGGTACACCGCGGTGCTGTGCACCAGCCGGCCCGGCAGCGTGGGCGAGGACGAGTACACCGAGCTGCTGCTGGAGCGCGGCGTCTCCGGCATCGTCTTCGTCTCCGGGCTGCACTCCGACAGCAGCGCCGACCCCGCCCGGTACCAGCGCCTGGTCGAGCGCGGCCTCCCGATCGTGCTGATCAACGGGTACGTCGAGGGCGTCGACGCCCCCTTCATCTCGACCGACGAGGAAGCCGCGATGGAGCTGGCCGTCGCGCACCTCGCCGCGCTCGGGCACACCCGGATCGGTCTCGCCGTCGGCCCCGAGCGGTACGTGCCCACCAAACGCAAGATCAGCGGCTTCCGGCGCGCCATGGCCGCCCAGACCGGCGCCGAGGACGTGCCGATCGAGTGCTCGCTGTTCTCTGTCGAGGGCGGTGCCGCGGCTGCGGGACGCCTGCTCGACCAGGGCGTCACCGCGATCGTCTGCGGGAGCGACCTGATGGCGCTCGGCGCGATCCGCGCGGCTCGCCAGCGCGACCTCGACGTGCCCCGGGACGTCTCCGTCGTCGGGTTCGACGACTCCCCGCTGGTCGCGTTCACCGACCCGCCGCTCACCACCGTGCGCCAGGCCGTCACGGCCATGGGGCAGGCCGCCGTGCAGGCACTCCTCGACGAGATCGGCGGCGCCCGCGCCTCCCGGTCGGAGTTCCTGTTCTGCCCCGAGCTCGTGGTCCGCGGCTCCACCGGCGCGGTCGGCGACCGTCCCGACGCCGACCGCGTGACCCTGCCGCACCAGCTCGCCGTCGACTGA
- a CDS encoding tyrosine-type recombinase/integrase — MATPQLPTELSASRLAAGAAWAGGDHVFTTELGEPLYPDTVSQLMAKLIKAHNEPKDGRPVVPLPLARLHDLRHIRATTLLLAGVPVHVVAARLGHADPSITLRVHAHVIRERAASVADIFARAVEGERAG; from the coding sequence ATGGCTACCCCACAGTTACCGACAGAACTTTCGGCAAGCCGCTTAGCCGCTGGGGCGGCCTGGGCTGGCGGCGACCACGTGTTCACCACCGAACTCGGCGAGCCGCTGTACCCGGACACCGTGTCCCAGCTCATGGCCAAGCTGATCAAGGCCCACAACGAGCCGAAGGACGGCCGCCCCGTCGTGCCGCTGCCCCTGGCCCGGCTGCACGACCTGCGCCACATCCGCGCGACCACGCTCCTGCTCGCCGGCGTGCCGGTCCACGTCGTGGCGGCACGGCTGGGCCACGCGGACCCGTCGATCACGCTCCGGGTGCACGCGCACGTCATCCGCGAGCGCGCCGCCAGCGTGGCCGACATCTTCGCCCGGGCGGTCGAGGGCGAGCGGGCGGGCTGA
- a CDS encoding IS630 family transposase, whose product MRPAHVYTNLSDDGYDQLVAALHRRWREATRAVMVLLSARGMTAAEIAVLLHYDPATVRRWIARHDTEGITGLVDRPRCGRPRKGSGRLGERIRALLAAPKAWTTPRVWQALGRPTISLRTCYRRIREHARWRRPRLAARGDPDRETICQHIRTRIAALPAGSVALAADESHLDLLARIRACWILRGQRHTIDTPGSNQRRSLFGATDLVTEAFHYAISRRAVSAVFCQFLDQLLTAYPTAPTVAVICDNASIHHSGITRRWLAAHPRLLLLEGARYCPQDNPTERIWAALKHQLANTAPTTMADRLRQVHAFFRHRTPDQNLITAAPWSSPWLPHSYRQNFRQAA is encoded by the coding sequence ATGCGCCCCGCGCACGTGTACACCAACCTGTCCGATGACGGCTACGACCAGCTCGTCGCCGCGCTGCATCGCCGGTGGCGGGAAGCCACCCGCGCGGTGATGGTGCTGCTGTCCGCTCGCGGCATGACCGCGGCCGAGATCGCAGTGCTGCTGCACTACGACCCGGCCACGGTCCGCCGCTGGATCGCCCGGCACGACACCGAAGGCATCACCGGGCTGGTTGACCGACCCCGCTGCGGGCGGCCCCGCAAGGGCAGCGGTCGCCTCGGTGAGCGCATCCGAGCCCTGCTCGCGGCGCCGAAGGCGTGGACCACGCCGCGGGTATGGCAGGCGCTGGGCAGGCCGACGATCAGCCTGCGCACCTGCTACCGGCGCATCCGTGAGCACGCCCGCTGGCGCCGGCCCCGCCTGGCCGCCAGAGGCGACCCCGATCGTGAGACGATCTGCCAGCACATCCGCACCAGGATCGCCGCCCTGCCAGCCGGATCGGTCGCGCTGGCCGCCGACGAATCCCACCTGGACCTGCTCGCTCGCATCCGTGCTTGCTGGATCCTGCGCGGGCAACGTCACACGATCGATACGCCCGGCAGCAACCAGCGGCGCAGCCTGTTCGGCGCCACCGATCTGGTCACCGAAGCGTTCCACTACGCCATCAGCCGTCGGGCCGTCTCGGCGGTGTTCTGCCAGTTCCTCGACCAGTTGCTCACCGCCTACCCGACCGCCCCGACAGTGGCGGTGATCTGCGACAACGCATCGATCCACCACAGCGGGATCACCCGGCGTTGGCTGGCTGCCCATCCACGCTTGCTGCTGCTGGAAGGCGCCCGCTACTGCCCCCAGGACAACCCCACCGAGCGGATCTGGGCCGCGCTCAAGCACCAGCTCGCCAACACCGCCCCGACCACCATGGCCGACCGCCTGCGCCAGGTCCACGCCTTCTTCCGGCACCGCACCCCGGACCAGAACCTGATCACCGCTGCGCCCTGGAGCTCTCCATGGCTACCCCACAGTTACCGACAGAACTTTCGGCAAGCCGCTTAG
- a CDS encoding tyrosine-type recombinase/integrase, whose protein sequence is MEYVHAVLRKAFNDAVRVDQVLASNPAERAKRPRKPRPAPGTVWNDDQLRAFLRVARRHRLYAFFHLAAYTGAWRGELLNLRWADIDLDAGEVTFRGSTDVIDGERVEGTTKGGRERTVSIDAGTVRVLKEHRARQARERLSGLPEVLSVTRPG, encoded by the coding sequence GTGGAGTACGTACACGCGGTGCTGCGCAAGGCGTTCAACGACGCGGTGCGCGTGGACCAGGTGCTCGCGTCCAACCCGGCCGAGCGGGCCAAGCGACCGCGCAAGCCGCGCCCGGCTCCGGGCACAGTCTGGAACGACGACCAGCTACGCGCGTTCCTACGGGTGGCGCGGCGGCACCGGCTGTACGCCTTCTTCCACCTGGCCGCCTACACGGGCGCGTGGCGCGGGGAGCTGCTGAACCTGCGCTGGGCCGACATCGACCTCGACGCGGGTGAGGTGACGTTCCGCGGTTCTACGGACGTAATCGACGGCGAACGCGTCGAGGGCACGACCAAGGGCGGCCGGGAACGGACAGTCAGCATCGACGCTGGCACGGTACGAGTTCTGAAAGAGCACCGGGCACGCCAAGCGCGAGAACGCCTAAGCGGGTTGCCAGAAGTTTTGTCCGTAACGCGCCCGGGTTGA
- a CDS encoding FtsK/SpoIIIE domain-containing protein, which translates to MSSRWFRAARVLNGEFSLSVLLLLAWLWVVWKLVKLAFRLVRWAFRHPAQAVLVLLAAVVLVRWGVWALVVAAALAVGLPALAWFLLARDAFCRRVGSAFLGVVRRWLVYAPRWDRLMSRHGLVTWGDGETERPKLRRVHCTGTVDRLLVAIPEGMAPAHFEEAADALAHATKAQDCRVRVHRPGEVRVELLRRDPLRQVVPPLPVPDVADLDRVPVGLREDGELWRLRLLGTHVLVAGATGAGKGSVLWSLVRGVAPAVRDGLVELWVIDPKGGMELAFGQPMFARFADGDPAGFADLLDEAVAGMDERTQRLKGHTRQHEPTPGDPFRVLVIDELASLTALVGERKIAARIDDALGHLLTKGRTAGYSVVGALQDPAKDVIPYRNLFPTRVALRLDEPTQVDMVLGDGARDRGAYCDRIPESLPGVGFVKLDGVREPFRVRASYLADDEIRAMAAEYARRPALGEAEATTPDAA; encoded by the coding sequence ATGTCTTCGCGGTGGTTCCGGGCTGCTCGCGTGCTCAACGGCGAGTTCAGCCTGTCGGTCCTGTTACTGCTGGCTTGGCTGTGGGTGGTCTGGAAGCTGGTCAAGCTGGCGTTCCGGCTGGTGCGGTGGGCCTTCCGACACCCCGCCCAGGCGGTGTTGGTCCTGCTGGCGGCCGTCGTGCTGGTCCGGTGGGGCGTGTGGGCGCTGGTGGTCGCGGCGGCGCTCGCCGTGGGCCTGCCAGCGCTCGCGTGGTTCCTCCTCGCCCGGGACGCGTTCTGCCGGCGGGTCGGCTCGGCGTTCCTGGGCGTCGTCCGCCGCTGGCTGGTGTACGCGCCCCGATGGGACCGGCTCATGTCCCGCCACGGGCTCGTCACCTGGGGCGACGGTGAGACCGAGCGGCCGAAGCTGCGGCGCGTTCACTGCACGGGCACAGTGGACCGGCTCCTCGTCGCCATCCCCGAAGGGATGGCCCCGGCGCACTTCGAGGAGGCCGCCGACGCCCTGGCGCACGCGACCAAGGCGCAGGACTGCCGGGTGCGCGTGCACCGGCCGGGCGAGGTGCGGGTGGAGTTGCTGCGCCGCGACCCGCTCCGGCAGGTCGTCCCGCCCCTGCCCGTGCCGGACGTCGCCGACCTGGACCGCGTCCCGGTCGGACTGCGGGAGGACGGGGAGCTGTGGCGGCTGCGGCTGCTCGGCACCCACGTGCTCGTCGCGGGCGCGACCGGCGCGGGCAAGGGCTCGGTCCTGTGGTCGCTGGTGCGCGGTGTCGCCCCGGCCGTCCGGGACGGGCTGGTCGAGCTGTGGGTGATCGACCCCAAGGGCGGCATGGAGCTGGCGTTCGGCCAGCCGATGTTCGCCCGCTTCGCCGACGGCGACCCGGCCGGATTCGCCGACCTGCTGGACGAGGCCGTCGCCGGCATGGACGAGCGCACCCAGAGGCTCAAAGGCCACACGCGCCAGCACGAGCCCACGCCCGGCGACCCGTTCCGGGTGCTCGTCATCGACGAGCTGGCGTCGTTGACCGCGCTGGTCGGGGAACGCAAGATCGCGGCCCGCATCGACGACGCGTTGGGGCACCTGCTCACCAAGGGCCGGACGGCCGGGTACTCGGTCGTGGGCGCGCTGCAGGACCCGGCCAAGGACGTGATCCCGTACCGGAACCTGTTCCCCACCCGGGTCGCGCTGCGGCTCGACGAGCCGACCCAGGTGGACATGGTGCTCGGCGACGGGGCACGGGACCGGGGCGCGTACTGCGACCGCATCCCCGAGTCGCTGCCGGGTGTGGGCTTCGTCAAGCTCGACGGGGTACGCGAGCCGTTCCGGGTCCGGGCCTCCTACCTCGCCGACGACGAGATCCGCGCCATGGCGGCCGAGTACGCGCGCCGCCCGGCCCTGGGCGAGGCAGAGGCGACCACCCCGGATGCGGCATGA
- a CDS encoding plasmid replication, integration and excision activator has translation MAVQVPIPVRFEDVFPAGAYAVAVEPVRDFEQSKGGAQVQARGKETRELLWSVEVIDPDPNAREKSVRVKIAAPHQPVLPEAAPGVPFRPVEFDGMTVTPYVNGNRRLAYSLRARGVRAPGQKSAAPAKQG, from the coding sequence ATGGCGGTTCAGGTTCCCATCCCCGTCCGGTTCGAGGACGTCTTCCCAGCCGGCGCGTACGCCGTGGCGGTGGAGCCGGTGCGGGACTTCGAGCAGTCCAAGGGCGGTGCCCAGGTCCAGGCGCGGGGCAAGGAGACGCGCGAGCTTCTCTGGAGCGTCGAGGTCATCGACCCCGACCCGAACGCCCGGGAGAAGTCGGTCCGGGTGAAGATCGCCGCGCCGCATCAGCCGGTCCTCCCGGAGGCGGCCCCCGGCGTGCCCTTCCGGCCGGTCGAGTTCGACGGCATGACGGTCACCCCGTACGTGAACGGCAACCGCCGGCTCGCGTACTCGCTGCGGGCGCGCGGGGTGCGCGCTCCCGGCCAGAAGTCGGCCGCGCCGGCCAAGCAGGGCTGA
- a CDS encoding helix-turn-helix domain-containing protein — MSEDYQKALGRKIAFYRKRRGLSQREFARRIDRSEAWVSQVERGVRRIDRMSVLETVAEVLEVPLAELAAEAPLVAATAEEAPGASRLRMVLSAAHSLNAILRGQGRADVPALRERVERAWELTHAGRYVDLAEELERLVPDLESAVRAGDNGERAELFRLLATAYQACSAALAKLGEPEAAWIAADRAIMAGERAGDPLLMAAGEFRLVIVFLGARYYDQAEHTARTTAEALEPLVEQGRPEAVALWGAITLQRAIAAARRNDADAAYQYLDRARQAAERVGPGRNDYNTEFGPANVGLHEVAVAVDLGDAGMALRRAKSIDVTGLSAERRARLLIDVARAHAQRRQPDEAVAALEQAEELTPEQVREHKVVHQLVTDLLTIQDPPGPRLQALARRVGVLPVRTST; from the coding sequence GTGAGTGAGGACTACCAGAAGGCGCTGGGCCGCAAGATCGCCTTCTACCGGAAGCGGCGCGGGCTGTCCCAGCGGGAGTTCGCCCGGCGCATCGACCGGTCCGAGGCGTGGGTCTCCCAGGTCGAGCGCGGCGTGCGGCGCATCGACCGGATGTCGGTGCTGGAGACCGTCGCCGAGGTGCTGGAAGTGCCGCTCGCCGAGCTGGCGGCGGAAGCCCCGCTCGTCGCCGCCACAGCCGAGGAGGCGCCGGGCGCGAGCCGGCTGCGGATGGTGCTGAGCGCCGCGCACTCGTTGAACGCCATCCTGCGGGGGCAGGGGCGGGCGGACGTCCCTGCCCTGCGGGAGCGGGTCGAGCGGGCCTGGGAGCTGACGCACGCCGGCCGGTACGTGGACCTAGCCGAGGAGCTGGAACGGCTCGTGCCCGACCTGGAGTCGGCCGTCCGCGCGGGCGACAACGGGGAGCGCGCCGAGCTGTTCCGGCTGCTCGCGACCGCCTACCAGGCGTGCTCGGCGGCGCTGGCCAAGCTGGGCGAGCCGGAGGCGGCCTGGATCGCGGCGGACCGGGCCATCATGGCGGGCGAGCGGGCGGGCGACCCGCTGCTGATGGCGGCCGGGGAGTTCCGGTTGGTGATCGTGTTCCTCGGCGCGCGCTACTACGACCAGGCCGAACACACCGCGCGGACGACGGCCGAGGCACTAGAACCCCTCGTCGAGCAAGGCCGGCCCGAGGCCGTGGCGCTGTGGGGCGCGATCACGCTGCAGCGCGCCATCGCGGCGGCCCGGCGCAACGACGCGGACGCCGCGTACCAGTACCTGGACCGGGCGCGGCAGGCCGCAGAAAGGGTCGGCCCGGGACGCAACGACTACAACACCGAGTTCGGCCCGGCCAACGTCGGCCTGCACGAGGTCGCCGTGGCCGTGGACCTCGGCGACGCCGGCATGGCGCTGCGGCGTGCCAAGTCCATCGACGTCACCGGCCTGTCGGCGGAGCGTCGCGCCCGGCTGCTCATCGACGTGGCCCGCGCGCACGCACAGCGCCGGCAGCCCGACGAAGCGGTGGCCGCGCTGGAGCAGGCCGAGGAGCTGACCCCGGAGCAGGTACGCGAGCACAAGGTGGTGCACCAGCTCGTCACCGACCTGCTCACCATCCAGGACCCGCCCGGCCCCCGCCTGCAGGCCCTAGCCCGGCGGGTCGGCGTACTTCCAGTACGTACTAGTACTTGA
- a CDS encoding putative quinol monooxygenase yields MFGLVVRFTCKDQASAEAFDRLVAQTVEKIRAHEPGTLVYTVHEVEGQPLQRIFYELYADRAAFDAHERQDYVKSFLAQREQYLSATEVDFLTLRTGKGVPGE; encoded by the coding sequence GTGTTCGGTCTCGTGGTGCGCTTCACGTGCAAGGACCAGGCAAGCGCCGAGGCGTTCGACCGGCTGGTGGCGCAAACGGTGGAGAAGATCCGGGCGCACGAGCCGGGAACGCTGGTCTACACCGTGCACGAGGTGGAGGGGCAGCCGCTCCAGCGGATCTTCTACGAGCTGTATGCCGACCGCGCCGCGTTCGACGCGCACGAGAGGCAGGACTACGTGAAGAGCTTCCTGGCCCAGCGCGAGCAGTACCTGAGCGCGACCGAGGTGGACTTCCTCACGCTCCGGACGGGCAAGGGCGTGCCGGGTGAGTGA
- a CDS encoding ATP-binding protein, producing the protein MEQSAERDRDLVTRAQVFPGKPESVPAARRFVMSLLDGCPVRPDAELLVTETATNAIRHTRSGQPGGTFLVRVLLRPGWLVVAVIDQGGPLTVPARPGALDTEDGRGLRIVAKLANRWALDGDHTGRCAWFELVWDPADHDLLPN; encoded by the coding sequence ATGGAGCAGTCAGCCGAGCGGGACCGCGACCTTGTGACCAGGGCTCAGGTCTTTCCCGGCAAGCCCGAGTCAGTCCCCGCCGCACGACGTTTCGTCATGAGCCTGTTAGACGGCTGCCCGGTCCGCCCGGATGCCGAGCTACTGGTCACCGAGACCGCCACCAACGCCATCAGACACACCCGCTCCGGCCAGCCGGGCGGGACATTCCTCGTCAGGGTCCTGCTCCGCCCCGGCTGGCTCGTCGTCGCCGTCATCGACCAAGGCGGCCCGCTCACCGTCCCCGCCCGGCCCGGTGCCCTCGACACCGAGGACGGCCGAGGCCTGCGCATCGTCGCCAAGCTCGCCAACCGCTGGGCACTCGACGGCGACCACACCGGCCGCTGCGCCTGGTTCGAACTCGTCTGGGACCCGGCCGACCACGACTTGTTGCCGAATTAG
- a CDS encoding transposase family protein, which produces MGQVISAAQAGWITPFTGLTPRQFRKLVRTVAERGGDRIADGRACRPWRLCLADRVLLVAVYWRTNLTLRQVGPLFGISHAAAHRVVETVGPLLALAPARRRSVDQVCIVDGTLVPTRDRRLAERSKNYRYSTNLQVAIDADTRLVVAVGDPQPGNRNDCRAYRESGIDQVLAGRPVMADGGYQGNPGVIIPYRRPRDGTPLPEWQEELNAVHRSVRARIEHTLARMKCWKILRDYRRKAHTLRDTAAGIAFLHNLALTG; this is translated from the coding sequence ATGGGTCAGGTGATCTCTGCTGCTCAGGCGGGGTGGATCACTCCGTTCACCGGGTTGACACCCCGGCAGTTCCGCAAGCTGGTGCGTACCGTGGCCGAGCGGGGCGGGGACAGGATCGCCGACGGTCGCGCCTGCCGGCCGTGGCGATTGTGTCTGGCGGATCGGGTGTTGCTGGTCGCGGTGTACTGGCGCACGAACCTGACGTTGCGGCAGGTCGGCCCGCTGTTCGGGATCTCCCATGCCGCGGCGCACCGGGTCGTGGAGACGGTGGGGCCGCTGCTGGCCCTGGCCCCGGCCCGGCGCCGCAGCGTCGATCAGGTGTGCATCGTGGACGGCACCCTGGTGCCCACCCGGGATCGCCGTCTGGCGGAGCGCAGCAAGAACTACCGGTACTCGACCAACCTCCAGGTCGCGATCGACGCCGACACCCGCCTGGTCGTCGCCGTCGGGGACCCCCAGCCGGGCAACCGCAACGACTGCCGGGCCTACCGCGAGTCCGGCATTGACCAGGTCCTGGCTGGCAGGCCTGTCATGGCCGACGGGGGCTATCAGGGCAACCCGGGCGTGATCATCCCCTACCGTAGGCCCCGGGACGGCACGCCCCTGCCGGAGTGGCAGGAGGAGCTCAACGCGGTCCATCGCAGCGTCCGGGCTCGGATCGAGCACACCCTGGCGAGGATGAAGTGTTGGAAGATCCTGCGCGATTACCGGCGCAAGGCCCATACCCTGCGCGACACCGCCGCCGGCATCGCCTTCCTGCACAACCTCGCCCTCACTGGTTGA
- a CDS encoding ATP-binding protein, with amino-acid sequence MAGRGWRPRDRRGAGGFLRRVWFPPEPEQVRRVRAYVEDCLTRWGLLDRFPVEAVSLVATELFGNALKHGKPDGRPLLVVARWRGETFRVEVDDYNPQGPVLAWATDQDPEGRGLLLVDALCARWGHLPKRPGGKFVYADIPALGPEAER; translated from the coding sequence GTGGCGGGTCGGGGGTGGCGGCCCCGTGACCGGCGTGGAGCGGGTGGGTTCCTGCGCCGGGTGTGGTTCCCGCCGGAGCCGGAGCAGGTGCGCCGGGTGCGGGCGTATGTGGAGGACTGCCTGACCCGCTGGGGGCTACTCGACCGGTTCCCGGTGGAAGCGGTGAGCCTGGTCGCCACCGAGTTGTTCGGCAACGCGCTCAAGCATGGGAAGCCGGACGGCCGCCCGCTGCTGGTGGTGGCGCGCTGGCGCGGGGAGACCTTCCGGGTGGAGGTGGACGACTACAACCCGCAGGGTCCGGTGTTGGCGTGGGCCACCGACCAGGACCCCGAGGGGCGCGGCCTGCTCCTAGTCGACGCCCTGTGCGCCCGGTGGGGGCATCTCCCGAAGCGCCCGGGTGGGAAGTTCGTGTACGCCGACATCCCCGCGCTCGGCCCGGAGGCGGAGCGGTGA
- a CDS encoding tetratricopeptide repeat protein yields the protein MSDPRQQSIGLPDSFWQREEAQQPLRERDVAAIFRLVQKYTGASQTKIGMAVGMPQPHVSTIMAGKRQVRDVAVFERIAEGLGIPRHLLGLAPEPGKSGPFPDVTGEDPMKRREFLGVAGIAVTGLAEPGTCSDATDQVRAIGDILLPYGTADHAEGEPEVPSLARLQALVSAARQAYAACRYSAVMKELPGLLSVVRHARNAFDGDEALTALSLAADTYHVAASTMLKLGHKDLAWIAADRSMQAASASQDPLTVGSSMRILTHVFLASGYHDRAKETASRAAVELSRQFSKPSPDELSVYGALLLRGAIAAARGEDRAGALELLDEAERAARHLGKGFNHHQTAFGLTNVLVHRAHIAVTLGDAGTALQHARRVDLTTMPVRERQASLWLDVARAYAQWGKYPQALTAVLKAEQLAPEEIHARPAVRRLVEELNQHSRTAGLSEVGGLARRVGGDL from the coding sequence GTGAGTGATCCACGTCAGCAGTCGATCGGGTTACCCGACAGTTTCTGGCAGCGTGAGGAAGCGCAGCAGCCGCTGCGTGAACGCGACGTCGCCGCGATCTTCCGGCTGGTGCAGAAGTACACCGGGGCCAGCCAGACCAAGATCGGGATGGCTGTGGGGATGCCTCAGCCCCATGTCAGCACGATCATGGCGGGCAAGCGCCAGGTGCGCGACGTCGCGGTGTTCGAGCGGATCGCCGAGGGGTTGGGCATTCCCCGCCACCTTCTCGGGCTGGCACCGGAGCCCGGGAAATCGGGTCCCTTCCCCGACGTGACTGGCGAGGATCCCATGAAGCGCCGAGAATTCCTCGGAGTCGCCGGCATCGCCGTGACCGGTCTGGCCGAACCGGGCACCTGCTCTGACGCCACCGACCAGGTGCGCGCGATCGGTGACATCCTCCTGCCGTACGGCACCGCGGACCACGCGGAGGGAGAGCCGGAGGTCCCCAGCCTGGCGCGGCTCCAAGCCCTGGTGTCGGCAGCCAGGCAGGCGTACGCGGCGTGCCGGTACTCGGCCGTGATGAAGGAGCTTCCAGGACTGTTGTCCGTCGTCCGGCATGCCCGCAACGCGTTCGACGGCGACGAGGCGTTGACCGCGCTGAGCCTCGCGGCGGACACCTACCACGTGGCGGCCAGCACAATGCTCAAACTGGGGCACAAGGACCTGGCGTGGATCGCCGCTGATCGCAGCATGCAGGCCGCCTCAGCCAGCCAGGACCCGCTGACAGTCGGGTCGAGCATGCGGATCCTGACCCATGTCTTCCTCGCCAGCGGCTACCACGACCGCGCGAAGGAAACCGCGAGCCGGGCAGCCGTCGAGCTGAGCCGGCAGTTCTCCAAACCCTCGCCTGATGAGCTGTCCGTTTACGGTGCGCTCCTGCTACGGGGAGCCATCGCCGCCGCCCGGGGCGAAGACCGGGCCGGCGCCCTCGAACTGCTGGATGAAGCCGAACGCGCGGCCCGGCATTTAGGGAAGGGCTTCAACCACCACCAGACCGCGTTCGGCCTCACCAACGTGCTCGTCCACCGCGCGCATATCGCGGTCACCCTGGGCGACGCCGGCACCGCCCTACAGCACGCGCGCCGAGTCGACCTGACCACGATGCCGGTGCGGGAACGGCAGGCCAGCCTGTGGCTGGACGTCGCCCGCGCCTACGCCCAGTGGGGCAAGTACCCGCAAGCCCTCACCGCGGTACTCAAAGCCGAACAGTTGGCTCCTGAGGAGATACACGCCCGCCCGGCGGTGCGCAGACTGGTCGAGGAACTGAACCAGCACAGCCGCACGGCTGGGCTATCCGAGGTAGGAGGACTGGCCAGGCGCGTGGGTGGGGACCTGTGA
- a CDS encoding flavoprotein, giving the protein MTSRPNQRVLYVVVCGAGPAPYVDRLIKQAQQRGWQACVLATPAALEFIDAAHLEAITGYPVRSHHRKPGEPRGRGLPRADAIVVAPATYNTINKWAAGIADTYPLDVLAECTGLGLPIVVLPFVNAALAANRVFARSIQELRAAGVRVIHGPGQIEPHPPGTGSRLVDTFPWHLALDHLDQHAHGPGA; this is encoded by the coding sequence GTGACCAGCCGACCGAATCAGCGCGTGCTGTACGTGGTCGTGTGCGGGGCAGGCCCCGCCCCGTATGTCGACCGGCTGATCAAGCAGGCCCAGCAGCGCGGCTGGCAGGCCTGCGTCCTCGCCACCCCCGCCGCCCTGGAGTTCATCGACGCCGCGCACCTGGAAGCCATCACCGGCTACCCGGTGCGCAGCCACCACCGCAAGCCCGGCGAACCACGGGGACGCGGCCTGCCCCGCGCCGATGCCATCGTAGTGGCCCCGGCCACGTACAACACGATCAACAAATGGGCCGCCGGCATCGCCGATACCTACCCGCTGGATGTCCTCGCCGAGTGCACCGGCCTGGGCCTGCCGATCGTCGTGCTCCCGTTCGTGAACGCCGCTCTCGCCGCCAACCGCGTCTTCGCCCGCAGCATCCAGGAACTGCGCGCCGCCGGGGTACGCGTCATCCACGGCCCCGGCCAGATCGAACCCCACCCACCCGGCACCGGCAGCCGCCTGGTCGACACCTTCCCCTGGCACCTCGCCCTGGACCACCTCGACCAACACGCCCACGGTCCCGGCGCATGA
- a CDS encoding gamma-glutamylcyclotransferase family protein, which yields MPHTATHSPRTTSQPSDRPDRLSAGPEALFVYGSLIFPEVLRTLLGRVPDRTPATAAGWRVAALPGRVYPGLVSGERSVNGFLITGLSASEWRILDAFEDDSYDLRRLTLTDGRDGWAYVWTNEAEVSADDWDPEQFAARELSAYVERCTAWRRNYDASMKGGHC from the coding sequence ATGCCGCATACCGCGACCCACTCACCCCGGACGACCTCACAGCCCTCTGACCGGCCGGACCGCCTATCGGCGGGCCCGGAAGCACTCTTCGTCTACGGAAGCCTCATCTTCCCTGAAGTCCTGCGTACCCTCCTTGGCCGCGTGCCCGACAGGACACCTGCAACTGCCGCAGGGTGGCGAGTCGCAGCCCTCCCGGGCCGGGTCTATCCAGGCCTGGTGTCCGGCGAGCGTTCGGTGAACGGCTTCCTGATCACCGGCCTGTCCGCAAGCGAGTGGCGCATACTCGACGCCTTCGAGGACGACAGCTACGACCTGCGCCGCCTCACCCTCACCGATGGCCGGGACGGCTGGGCCTACGTCTGGACGAACGAGGCAGAGGTATCCGCTGACGACTGGGACCCCGAGCAGTTCGCCGCCCGGGAGCTGTCCGCCTACGTGGAACGCTGTACGGCGTGGCGACGGAACTACGACGCCTCCATGAAGGGCGGACACTGCTGA